A single region of the Verrucomicrobiia bacterium genome encodes:
- a CDS encoding glycoside hydrolase family 99-like domain-containing protein, producing the protein MSEKIKLRPVAFYLPQFHPIPENDEWWGKGFTEWTNVTKAKPLFPGHYQPHLPADLGFYDLRLADAREAQARLASSYGIQGFCYYHYWFNGRRVLERPFDEVLSMGKPDFPFMLCWANENWTRNWDGDNKKILLQQVYSEEDDRRHMQWLAYAFRDKRYIRVDGKPVFLIYRAANMPNPAKTAEVWRDEARRQGIGEIYLCRVESFADERKSPAEIGFDAGVEFQPAYGELGLPLQRSKRWKFLRKLRLADRVYDEQIIFDYQAVAEKMLARPLPAYKRFPGVTPSWDNSARRKKHAVILKDASPALYEKWLKGAAERFTPPSAEENFIFINAWNEWAEGNHLEPCRKWGHAYLEATRRALSEKSQTQPLASNPPAEGKIALETRS; encoded by the coding sequence ATGTCGGAAAAGATTAAACTCAGGCCCGTGGCTTTTTATCTGCCGCAATTCCATCCCATTCCGGAAAACGACGAATGGTGGGGGAAAGGCTTTACGGAATGGACAAACGTGACCAAGGCGAAGCCTTTGTTTCCGGGCCATTACCAGCCGCATCTTCCCGCGGACCTCGGTTTTTACGACCTGAGGCTGGCCGACGCGCGCGAGGCGCAGGCGCGGCTGGCGTCGTCGTACGGCATCCAGGGCTTCTGTTATTACCATTACTGGTTCAACGGCCGCCGCGTCCTCGAACGGCCTTTTGACGAAGTCCTGTCCATGGGCAAGCCGGATTTTCCTTTCATGCTGTGCTGGGCCAATGAGAACTGGACGCGTAACTGGGACGGCGACAACAAGAAAATCCTGCTCCAGCAGGTTTATTCCGAAGAAGACGACCGCCGCCACATGCAGTGGCTGGCCTACGCATTCCGCGACAAGCGCTACATCCGCGTGGATGGCAAGCCTGTCTTCCTGATCTACCGCGCGGCCAACATGCCCAATCCCGCGAAAACCGCCGAGGTGTGGCGCGACGAGGCGCGGCGCCAGGGCATCGGCGAAATTTATCTCTGCCGCGTGGAAAGCTTCGCGGACGAACGGAAGAGTCCGGCCGAGATCGGCTTTGACGCGGGCGTCGAATTCCAGCCCGCCTACGGCGAATTGGGTTTGCCGCTGCAGCGCAGCAAGCGCTGGAAATTTCTGCGCAAGCTCCGCCTCGCGGACCGCGTCTACGACGAGCAGATCATCTTCGATTACCAGGCCGTGGCCGAGAAGATGCTTGCCCGGCCTTTGCCGGCGTACAAGCGCTTTCCCGGCGTCACGCCGTCGTGGGACAACTCCGCGCGCCGCAAAAAACACGCGGTCATCCTGAAAGACGCTTCGCCCGCGCTTTACGAAAAATGGCTGAAAGGCGCGGCCGAGCGCTTTACGCCGCCGAGCGCGGAAGAAAATTTTATTTTCATCAATGCCTGGAACGAATGGGCCGAGGGCAATCACCTCGAGCCCTGCCGCAAATGGGGCCATGCGTATCTGGAAGCCACGCGCCGCGCGCTTTCAGAAAAGAGCCAAACTCAGCCGCTTGCCTCAAATCCTCCGGCCGAAGGGAAGATCGCACTTGAAACCCGATCCTAA
- a CDS encoding glycosyltransferase family 9 protein, with translation MILSLFGKKIDIRKKDVLAAALAAAHALLFPLFCLALLAAALLRKRPAANPVRRAIVFNLGGIGDHVFSLPLLAEVKREYPKARIDLLTTTRGVAEWNKSISRTYYLKNGFNVVRLLRYGHLPLFSVFVMDPWLCFRLLSRHYDLALILGPGKLNADYAAKLFYLAGARKRYGSFFCDKAVWRYLSCPSAPEAPLNLRILYVRVLPHKQTTAIIDERWKALALVEPAPSVDMQSVRGLKVVIHPGGKAGVNLRQWDPLKYAEVAGRLVFEKSAAVFLTGGPDEAALCEQIRAAAPESITNLAGKLTLPQLMGVLSQADLVIANDTGPLHLAGLAKANRIVAVYGPTNPDLLAPLWNCHIVRPSVECAPCLGAIGGDPKDFCKHSVLFECILSIQVDQVWAAVEHALEELSDKTRKMYVGKD, from the coding sequence ATGATCCTGTCCCTGTTCGGAAAAAAAATCGATATTCGGAAAAAAGACGTGCTGGCCGCTGCTCTGGCCGCCGCACATGCCCTTTTGTTTCCTTTATTCTGCCTGGCGCTCCTGGCGGCGGCGCTTTTGCGCAAAAGGCCGGCGGCAAATCCTGTCCGCCGGGCAATCGTTTTCAATCTCGGCGGGATCGGAGACCATGTTTTTTCGCTGCCGCTGCTTGCCGAAGTCAAACGCGAATATCCGAAGGCCAGGATCGACCTCCTCACGACGACGCGCGGCGTCGCCGAATGGAATAAATCCATATCCCGGACTTACTATTTGAAAAACGGCTTTAATGTCGTCCGCCTGCTGCGCTACGGGCATCTGCCTTTGTTCTCAGTGTTTGTCATGGACCCCTGGCTTTGTTTCCGCCTCCTCAGCCGCCATTATGACTTGGCGTTGATTCTGGGGCCCGGGAAATTGAATGCCGACTATGCGGCCAAGCTCTTTTACCTCGCGGGCGCGCGCAAACGTTACGGCTCCTTTTTTTGCGACAAGGCCGTGTGGCGTTATCTTTCATGCCCGTCCGCGCCCGAAGCTCCGTTGAATTTGCGGATTCTTTACGTGCGCGTGCTGCCGCACAAACAAACCACGGCTATCATCGACGAGCGGTGGAAGGCCTTGGCGCTGGTCGAGCCCGCGCCCAGCGTCGACATGCAATCGGTCAGAGGCTTGAAAGTCGTCATCCATCCCGGCGGCAAGGCCGGCGTAAACTTGAGGCAATGGGACCCGCTCAAATACGCTGAAGTGGCCGGGCGGCTTGTGTTCGAGAAGAGCGCCGCGGTTTTTTTGACCGGCGGCCCGGATGAAGCGGCGCTTTGCGAGCAGATCCGCGCGGCGGCGCCTGAGTCGATCACGAATCTCGCGGGCAAGCTGACGCTGCCCCAGTTGATGGGCGTGCTTTCCCAGGCGGACCTCGTCATTGCGAACGATACGGGGCCGCTCCATTTGGCCGGGCTGGCGAAAGCTAACCGGATTGTCGCGGTATACGGCCCCACGAATCCGGATCTCCTGGCTCCGCTCTGGAACTGCCACATCGTGCGCCCTTCGGTGGAGTGCGCGCCTTGCCTCGGCGCCATCGGGGGGGACCCGAAAGATTTTTGCAAACACAGCGTGCTGTTCGAATGCATTCTTTCCATTCAGGTCGATCAGGTTTGGGCGGCCGTCGAACATGCGCTGGAAGAATTAAGCGACAAGACGAGGAAAATGTATGTCGGAAAAGATTAA
- a CDS encoding glycosyltransferase family 4 protein → MKIAILAPEFFPVPPVRGGATETVIEEVSRQIPGAQVFVLGIADPALPLTETRGLRTYHRYRPGAFGRLLLSSWRLPFKQSKSSLYYWPYVRWAARKMRSIQPDVIWVHSRMHFVPWLRRAFPKTRIVLSLHNESNLKDYQVWNSNAINACDRITACSASLAETAKASYPDLDGKLAVLHNGVDVEAFAPGPDAREKTEALRRKLKIGDDRVILFAGRLVEEKGVHLLIEAFRGLCARHKNLRLVIVGSKTFSDPGSSPYIERLKELAKGCEDKIVFTGHAAREEMPHYFQMASALAFPSLWKEPFGMVVIEAMAAGAPVVAFNHGGPAEILSSDQDGILVPVKEGETGLEKALERILANPSLGRDLGNRARETAAVRFPWKKIARDFLDLALPEAREGSKSAVLIAESGSGFGGTAKYLAQLVPLIPKKYWDVHLSAYAQGPFLDALEKQGWKIEYRKSWRFPVPISQDHASGGGGPLLMVAGLLRLPFLVPQIYCDLKKKKIRVIHLNNEVLSHLPLVAAGRLAGCKILCHLHGWRPFTRLEKLALHAIDRLVCISNPGAAFFSRELNGREVVPVLNGMDAGAVPADLEVRRAAQRKKWGLEPDQTAAILPGRLVPWKGQEILLDALSQTTRIVGVLAGHDPSPDGYYLKHLKELVRQKGLEKRVIFLDWQEDVWALYAGADIVVHASTRPEPFGLVVLEAMLASKPVVATRAGGVLDMVEENETGLLVTPGDAAGLAAALCRYITDAGEAKTMAVKGRKRAEALFTMERNARQICELYQGLL, encoded by the coding sequence GTGAAGATCGCCATTCTCGCCCCGGAATTTTTTCCCGTGCCGCCGGTCCGCGGCGGAGCCACGGAAACTGTCATCGAAGAAGTCTCGCGCCAGATTCCCGGCGCGCAGGTGTTTGTTCTCGGCATCGCGGACCCGGCCCTTCCGCTCACCGAAACCCGCGGCCTTCGCACCTATCACCGCTACCGGCCCGGCGCTTTCGGCCGGCTGCTGCTTTCGAGCTGGCGCCTGCCGTTCAAACAGAGCAAGTCTTCCCTTTATTACTGGCCCTACGTGCGCTGGGCCGCGCGAAAAATGCGGAGTATCCAGCCCGACGTGATCTGGGTGCATTCGCGCATGCACTTCGTGCCCTGGCTGCGCCGCGCGTTTCCTAAAACCCGCATCGTGCTTTCGCTCCATAACGAAAGCAATTTAAAAGACTATCAGGTCTGGAATTCGAACGCGATCAACGCCTGCGACCGTATCACGGCCTGCAGCGCCTCGCTCGCGGAAACAGCCAAAGCCTCTTACCCGGATCTCGACGGCAAGCTGGCGGTTCTCCATAACGGCGTGGACGTGGAAGCGTTCGCGCCCGGCCCGGATGCCAGGGAAAAGACCGAGGCCCTTCGCCGGAAGCTGAAGATCGGAGACGACCGCGTGATTTTGTTCGCGGGCCGGCTCGTGGAAGAAAAAGGCGTGCATCTTCTCATCGAGGCGTTCCGCGGCCTTTGCGCGCGGCATAAGAACCTGCGCCTGGTCATCGTCGGCAGCAAGACGTTTTCCGATCCGGGGTCCAGCCCGTACATCGAGCGGCTGAAAGAACTGGCCAAGGGCTGCGAGGACAAAATCGTTTTCACCGGCCATGCGGCGCGGGAAGAGATGCCGCATTATTTTCAAATGGCGTCCGCGCTCGCGTTTCCTTCGCTGTGGAAAGAGCCGTTCGGCATGGTCGTGATCGAGGCCATGGCCGCGGGCGCGCCTGTCGTGGCGTTCAACCACGGCGGTCCGGCCGAAATCCTTTCGTCCGATCAGGACGGGATTCTGGTTCCGGTCAAGGAAGGGGAAACGGGTTTGGAAAAGGCCCTGGAGCGTATCCTCGCGAATCCCTCCCTCGGACGTGATCTCGGGAACCGCGCGCGGGAAACCGCGGCCGTTCGTTTTCCGTGGAAAAAGATCGCCCGCGATTTTCTGGATCTGGCGCTGCCGGAGGCGCGGGAAGGTTCCAAGTCCGCCGTGCTCATTGCCGAGTCCGGAAGCGGCTTCGGCGGCACGGCTAAATACCTGGCGCAGCTCGTGCCCCTGATTCCGAAGAAATACTGGGACGTGCATCTGAGCGCCTATGCGCAGGGGCCTTTTCTCGATGCGCTGGAAAAACAAGGATGGAAAATTGAGTACCGGAAATCCTGGCGTTTTCCCGTGCCCATTTCGCAGGACCACGCGTCCGGAGGCGGCGGCCCGTTACTGATGGTGGCCGGGCTTTTGCGCCTGCCTTTTCTCGTGCCTCAAATCTATTGCGATCTGAAGAAAAAGAAGATCCGCGTCATCCATCTCAACAACGAAGTGCTTTCGCATCTGCCTCTTGTCGCCGCGGGCCGGCTCGCGGGCTGTAAAATTCTCTGCCACCTGCACGGATGGCGGCCTTTCACGCGCCTGGAAAAACTCGCGCTGCATGCGATTGACCGTCTGGTCTGCATCTCGAACCCGGGGGCGGCGTTTTTCAGCCGCGAATTAAACGGCCGCGAGGTGGTTCCTGTGCTGAACGGTATGGACGCGGGCGCGGTGCCCGCGGACCTGGAAGTCCGCCGCGCGGCGCAGCGTAAAAAATGGGGGCTCGAGCCTGATCAGACCGCGGCGATTTTGCCCGGCCGCCTTGTCCCGTGGAAAGGGCAGGAAATTCTTCTCGACGCGCTTTCGCAGACCACGCGCATCGTCGGCGTTCTCGCCGGCCACGATCCTTCTCCGGACGGCTATTACCTCAAACACCTGAAAGAACTCGTCCGGCAAAAGGGGCTGGAAAAACGCGTGATCTTCTTGGACTGGCAGGAAGACGTGTGGGCGCTTTACGCGGGCGCGGACATCGTGGTGCATGCGTCCACGCGTCCGGAACCGTTCGGGCTCGTGGTGCTGGAGGCCATGCTGGCCTCGAAGCCCGTTGTCGCAACCCGGGCGGGCGGGGTCCTGGACATGGTGGAAGAGAATGAAACCGGGCTTCTCGTCACGCCCGGAGATGCCGCTGGGCTGGCGGCGGCTCTTTGCCGATATATAACGGATGCCGGCGAGGCCAAAACCATGGCCGTTAAAGGCCGGAAGCGGGCGGAAGCACTCTTCACGATGGAGCGCAACGCCCGGCAGATCTGCGAACTCTATCAGGGACTTTTGTAA
- a CDS encoding glycosyltransferase encodes MKSLSLILCTYNRAESLRETLETLRAQEIPGTVAVEVVIVNNNSKDNTAEVAQKFTASPGLFKAKYVFEAKQGLSHARNSGIEASTGEVLAFLDDDVLVDPLWVKGICSCFQETDCDAMGGRIEMKWMCARPDWLTDDLKAPLISQDLGPVRKAWKAGDRTYLGANMAFRRRVFEKCGNFRVDLGRKGNSLIGGEDREFFERIAAAGFKILYDPAAVVHHRVEPERLTRDFFRKWYRDIGRTFGHTAAWRWHHAFTIAPAWIWKEVLGALARFTKVRLTPGSSDIDRFRSEIWLLHHGGAFKERFVHWLPFGTGKKLCPFYDAGKN; translated from the coding sequence TTGAAGTCTTTAAGCCTTATTCTTTGTACATACAATCGCGCGGAAAGTCTGCGCGAGACCCTGGAAACCCTCAGGGCCCAGGAAATTCCCGGGACTGTTGCGGTTGAAGTCGTGATCGTCAATAATAACTCCAAGGACAATACCGCGGAGGTCGCGCAAAAGTTCACGGCGAGTCCCGGGCTTTTCAAGGCAAAGTACGTGTTCGAGGCCAAACAGGGCCTTTCGCACGCGCGCAACAGCGGCATCGAAGCCTCGACGGGCGAGGTGCTTGCCTTTCTGGACGACGACGTGCTCGTGGACCCGCTTTGGGTCAAAGGCATTTGCTCGTGCTTCCAGGAAACCGACTGCGACGCCATGGGCGGCAGGATCGAGATGAAGTGGATGTGCGCCAGGCCGGACTGGCTGACCGACGACCTCAAGGCGCCGCTTATCAGCCAGGACCTGGGACCCGTGCGCAAGGCGTGGAAGGCGGGGGACCGGACGTACCTGGGCGCGAACATGGCCTTCCGGCGCCGTGTTTTCGAGAAGTGCGGGAATTTCCGCGTGGATCTCGGCCGCAAGGGGAACAGCCTGATCGGCGGCGAAGACCGGGAATTTTTCGAGCGGATCGCGGCGGCGGGGTTTAAAATCCTGTACGATCCCGCGGCCGTCGTGCATCACCGCGTCGAGCCCGAGCGGCTCACGCGCGATTTTTTCAGGAAATGGTACCGGGACATCGGCCGCACGTTCGGCCATACCGCGGCGTGGCGCTGGCATCATGCTTTCACGATCGCGCCGGCCTGGATCTGGAAAGAAGTGCTGGGAGCGCTGGCGCGTTTTACGAAGGTGCGCCTGACGCCGGGCAGCTCGGACATCGACCGTTTCCGGTCCGAGATCTGGCTGCTGCATCACGGCGGCGCGTTCAAAGAGCGCTTCGTGCACTGGCTCCCGTTCGGGACCGGAAAAAAGCTTTGCCCTTTTTACGACGCGGGCAAGAATTAA
- a CDS encoding glycosyltransferase: protein MIVSKQLGDLEPEKKDFQVSVIIATYNRADYLVETLLDLARQKTPLGLNFEVVVADNASKDRTADVVRELAKDFPVPLHYLHEPKQGKSHALNAALRVARGEFFLFTDDDTKLPQDWVAQVYRTFVEYHADGVAGPVRPLWTKERPRWLSDRMAKQMGMVDHGPEPFVIKDEALSFIGPNSAYRRSLYLEMGGYLPGETAEDVEFFLRAFRSGRKLVYQPAAGVQHKVQESQMTRRYLSRRMFRQGRGNASGLQEMDKNRTIFRIPLWVPRYFLWLHVEALGSLLKGDREEAEWHWLRRHLYRGIIYYCFQDWLHRRPLRRDRPPVVRDAAPGAAS from the coding sequence ATGATCGTGTCCAAACAGCTGGGCGACCTGGAGCCGGAAAAAAAAGACTTCCAGGTTTCCGTCATCATCGCGACGTACAACCGCGCGGATTATCTCGTGGAAACGCTGCTCGACCTCGCGCGGCAGAAGACGCCTCTGGGCCTGAACTTCGAAGTGGTGGTCGCGGACAACGCCTCCAAAGACAGGACGGCGGATGTCGTGCGCGAGCTGGCCAAGGATTTTCCGGTCCCGCTTCATTACCTTCATGAGCCGAAGCAGGGCAAGTCTCACGCTCTTAACGCGGCGCTGCGCGTGGCGCGCGGCGAGTTTTTCCTTTTTACCGACGACGATACCAAACTGCCGCAGGACTGGGTCGCGCAGGTTTACCGTACGTTCGTCGAGTACCATGCCGACGGCGTCGCCGGCCCCGTGCGGCCGCTCTGGACAAAAGAACGGCCGCGCTGGTTGAGCGACAGGATGGCCAAGCAGATGGGCATGGTGGATCATGGCCCTGAGCCGTTTGTCATCAAAGACGAAGCGCTTTCCTTCATCGGCCCCAACAGCGCCTACCGACGCAGCCTTTATCTCGAGATGGGCGGCTACCTGCCCGGAGAAACGGCGGAAGACGTGGAATTTTTCCTTCGCGCCTTCCGTTCGGGCCGCAAGCTCGTGTACCAGCCCGCGGCGGGCGTTCAGCACAAAGTCCAGGAATCCCAGATGACGCGGCGCTACCTGTCGCGCCGCATGTTCCGCCAGGGCCGCGGCAACGCGAGCGGCCTCCAGGAAATGGACAAGAACAGAACGATCTTCCGCATTCCGCTCTGGGTGCCGCGTTATTTCCTGTGGCTGCATGTCGAGGCGCTCGGAAGCCTCCTGAAAGGCGACCGGGAAGAAGCGGAATGGCATTGGCTGCGCCGCCATCTCTACCGCGGCATCATTTATTACTGTTTCCAGGACTGGCTTCACCGCAGGCCTCTGCGCCGCGACCGGCCTCCGGTCGTGCGGGACGCCGCGCCCGGAGCCGCTTCGTGA
- a CDS encoding glycosyltransferase, producing the protein MPSYNRAHLISEALDSVFAQTFSDYEVILVDDGSTDGTEDLVKKRYGGRLTYVKQENRGISGARNRGIESSRGKYIAFLDSDDKWLPEKLARQAAYMEAHPGVGLLATKLVRYEIGGRQEETRQICPPDFPRGFLDLLTGKNFVPTTTTMVRRECLDTVGVFDPELKVAEDWDLWLRIARRYEIFCLDEVLAEHRDHPQKTTQNLFKVYDGYWRFYEKMLRLYGKEIPDLKGYRRRGVSFEYLLGCEYLRHSKMRPAFRHIKGAVMKDFAVGMYFQKGKGAGRKVMGFFKPYFALVVSVVGIVVSLLRLPQNRR; encoded by the coding sequence GTGCCCTCCTACAACAGGGCACACCTCATCTCGGAAGCGCTGGACAGCGTGTTCGCGCAGACTTTTTCCGACTACGAAGTCATCCTCGTGGACGACGGCTCTACGGACGGCACCGAAGACCTCGTGAAGAAGCGCTACGGCGGCCGGCTGACGTACGTGAAGCAGGAGAACCGGGGCATTTCCGGAGCGCGCAACCGCGGCATCGAATCAAGCCGCGGCAAATACATCGCGTTTCTGGATTCGGACGACAAATGGCTGCCGGAGAAACTTGCCCGGCAGGCCGCTTACATGGAGGCGCATCCGGGCGTCGGCCTTCTCGCCACAAAACTCGTCCGTTACGAAATCGGCGGCCGGCAGGAAGAAACGCGCCAAATCTGTCCGCCGGATTTCCCGCGCGGTTTCCTCGACCTGCTTACCGGAAAAAATTTCGTCCCGACAACGACCACCATGGTGCGCCGCGAATGCCTGGACACGGTCGGTGTCTTTGACCCCGAACTGAAAGTCGCCGAAGACTGGGACCTCTGGCTCAGGATCGCGCGCCGCTACGAGATCTTCTGCCTCGACGAAGTGCTGGCCGAACACCGCGACCACCCGCAGAAAACCACGCAGAACCTTTTCAAGGTCTACGACGGCTACTGGCGCTTTTACGAAAAAATGCTGCGGCTTTATGGAAAAGAAATTCCGGATCTGAAAGGCTACCGCCGCCGCGGCGTTTCCTTCGAATATCTTCTGGGCTGCGAATACCTGCGGCACAGCAAGATGCGCCCCGCGTTCCGTCACATCAAAGGCGCGGTGATGAAAGACTTCGCGGTCGGCATGTATTTCCAAAAGGGGAAGGGCGCGGGCCGGAAGGTCATGGGCTTTTTCAAGCCTTACTTCGCGCTGGTCGTGAGCGTCGTCGGGATCGTGGTCTCGCTCCTTCGCCTGCCGCAAAACCGGCGCTGA
- a CDS encoding glycosyltransferase, with amino-acid sequence MNSNQNPLVTVVVVPRESFNMAHDCVQRILDVTTVPFKMLVMEGHAPEFRRKQLEAIAAKHPNIKIVPSNRWKFPHEMVNESMAMIDTKYVLYIDNDVEVFEGCVENLVKTAEECQVDCVHPIYLTTKLNDPRGNIIHVAEGTIVRKQQPDGKMFLDSLMTFSGTKLEEYPYKEARPSEYFEWHAVLFSKKLLDKVGPLDDLMISEHLDYTFRLQEAGFRILLEPKSVGAYQYDRIWDLRGADRDYMIFRWNPKEAERSLKLFAKKWNLEEGSISRRLYWCKEHVGKVKSTRLHVRMLNKVRRLAGKQNLPWVEGERFKGELKPDLPADLKYGLTSY; translated from the coding sequence ATGAACTCGAATCAGAACCCTCTCGTCACGGTGGTCGTGGTGCCGCGCGAGAGTTTTAACATGGCCCACGACTGCGTGCAAAGGATCCTGGACGTCACGACCGTGCCGTTCAAGATGCTGGTGATGGAAGGGCATGCGCCGGAATTCCGCCGCAAGCAGCTCGAGGCCATCGCCGCCAAGCACCCGAACATCAAGATCGTGCCTTCGAACCGCTGGAAATTCCCGCATGAGATGGTCAACGAGTCCATGGCGATGATCGACACCAAGTACGTCCTCTACATCGACAACGACGTCGAGGTCTTCGAAGGCTGCGTGGAAAATCTGGTCAAGACCGCGGAGGAATGCCAGGTCGACTGCGTGCACCCGATTTACCTGACGACAAAGCTCAACGACCCGCGCGGCAACATCATTCACGTGGCCGAGGGCACCATCGTGCGCAAGCAGCAGCCCGACGGCAAGATGTTCCTGGACAGTCTGATGACGTTCTCGGGCACGAAGCTCGAGGAGTATCCTTATAAGGAAGCGCGCCCCAGCGAATATTTCGAATGGCATGCCGTGCTGTTTTCCAAGAAGCTGCTGGACAAGGTCGGCCCTCTGGATGATCTCATGATCTCCGAGCACCTCGACTATACGTTCCGGCTGCAGGAGGCGGGCTTCCGCATCCTCCTGGAACCCAAGTCGGTCGGCGCTTATCAGTATGACCGCATCTGGGATCTACGCGGCGCGGACCGTGACTACATGATCTTCCGCTGGAACCCGAAGGAAGCCGAACGCTCACTGAAGCTCTTCGCGAAAAAATGGAACCTGGAAGAAGGCTCCATTTCCCGGCGCCTTTACTGGTGCAAAGAGCACGTGGGCAAAGTGAAAAGCACCCGTCTGCACGTCCGCATGCTGAACAAGGTGCGGCGCCTGGCGGGCAAACAAAATCTGCCGTGGGTCGAGGGCGAGCGTTTCAAAGGCGAGCTCAAGCCCGACCTTCCGGCCGACCTGAAATATGGCCTCACCTCTTATTAG
- a CDS encoding glycosyltransferase family A protein, which yields MPKVSVIIPAYSRPESLRRAALSVLAQTFSDLELLIVHNGPHEGPRDVAKELETEDKRVRYHFVKKADAVTARNMGVDLAAGDYIAFLDDDDEWLPEKLEKQLAVFEELPSVGMVYVRAIRVFTDGRREIDREPEQPFVSYKQLVLEGCILRTLSGVLLRKNDFHDIGPFDKRFLITNDYDFYLRFVKKFPIYYLKDALVLYACHPGNLSGIPHLRFRESVRTLRADKRNVNRHGRRLLDRGIASYGRRFYAEAVNASDEGDHRMAAYYYWKSIRYMPWVGLSITWARYSNPVYKFLQPYAAVGLSVFKAMIRKRPEKVEL from the coding sequence ATGCCTAAGGTCAGCGTCATCATTCCCGCTTACAGCAGGCCCGAATCCCTGCGCCGTGCCGCGCTCAGCGTCCTGGCGCAGACCTTTTCAGACCTGGAACTTCTCATCGTCCACAACGGCCCTCATGAGGGCCCGCGCGACGTTGCCAAAGAACTGGAAACCGAGGACAAGCGCGTCCGGTATCATTTCGTAAAAAAAGCCGATGCCGTCACGGCGCGCAACATGGGCGTCGATCTGGCCGCCGGCGATTACATCGCCTTCCTGGACGACGACGACGAATGGCTTCCGGAAAAATTGGAAAAGCAGCTCGCGGTCTTCGAAGAACTTCCGTCCGTGGGCATGGTGTACGTCCGGGCCATCCGGGTTTTTACCGACGGCCGCCGCGAGATCGACCGGGAGCCGGAACAGCCTTTCGTGAGTTACAAGCAGCTGGTGCTGGAAGGATGCATCCTGCGCACGCTTTCGGGAGTTTTGCTGCGCAAAAATGATTTCCACGACATCGGTCCGTTCGACAAGCGGTTCCTCATCACGAACGATTACGACTTTTACCTGCGTTTTGTCAAAAAATTTCCCATCTACTATTTGAAGGACGCGCTCGTGCTTTATGCGTGCCATCCCGGCAACTTGTCAGGCATCCCGCACCTGCGTTTTCGCGAGTCGGTGCGAACGCTTCGCGCGGACAAGCGCAATGTCAATCGTCACGGGCGCCGGCTGCTCGACCGCGGCATTGCCAGCTATGGGAGGCGCTTTTACGCGGAAGCCGTGAACGCGTCCGATGAAGGCGATCACCGGATGGCGGCCTATTATTATTGGAAGTCGATTCGCTACATGCCTTGGGTGGGCCTCAGCATCACCTGGGCGCGTTATTCCAATCCCGTCTATAAATTCCTGCAGCCGTACGCGGCGGTCGGCCTTTCGGTTTTCAAAGCCATGATCCGCAAACGTCCCGAGAAAGTGGAGCTCTAA